A window of the Isosphaera pallida ATCC 43644 genome harbors these coding sequences:
- a CDS encoding HU family DNA-binding protein produces MTKKDIVKRISDEVGLTQLKTKQIVQLTLDAIIQTLVQEGQIELRNFGVFKVKRRAARKARNPRTGAKVTVPAKTVVTFKPGKEMEDLVRSMNPDDLPLLAEAADADESNSRPAASPKRAAARHRA; encoded by the coding sequence GTGACCAAGAAGGATATCGTCAAGCGGATCTCCGACGAGGTTGGCCTGACCCAGTTGAAAACCAAGCAGATCGTTCAACTCACCCTGGACGCGATTATTCAAACGCTGGTCCAGGAAGGGCAGATCGAGCTGCGCAATTTCGGCGTGTTCAAAGTCAAGCGGCGGGCCGCCCGCAAAGCGCGCAATCCCCGAACCGGAGCCAAGGTGACGGTCCCGGCCAAAACGGTCGTGACCTTCAAGCCGGGCAAGGAAATGGAGGATTTGGTCAGAAGCATGAATCCTGACGATCTTCCGCTATTGGCGGAGGCCGCGGATGCCGATGAATCCAATAGTCGTCCGGCTGCCTCGCCCAAACGGGCCGCCGCCCGCCACCGCGCGTAA
- a CDS encoding YkgJ family cysteine cluster protein — MSDPTRHADCDSPTSLENPGAISWYAQGLRFACTRCGACCTGEPGHVWVDGEEIARLATFLGMSVEEFGRRHLRALASGYSLKERPNGDCEFWDRQRGCTVYAARPDQCRTWPFWPEHVRTAQDWAEVTEVCPGAGRPDGRWYSREWIDAATLLTASRWSGQGAPADNLVARAELPASTHEVCGPDAVVNPKDPTP; from the coding sequence ATGTCCGACCCGACCCGCCATGCCGATTGCGACTCGCCAACTTCTCTGGAGAACCCGGGCGCGATCAGTTGGTACGCGCAGGGTTTACGGTTTGCCTGCACCCGCTGCGGCGCGTGTTGCACGGGTGAGCCTGGGCATGTCTGGGTGGATGGTGAGGAAATCGCGCGGTTGGCGACGTTTTTGGGGATGTCGGTGGAGGAGTTTGGACGGCGTCACCTGCGGGCGTTGGCGTCGGGATATAGTCTCAAGGAACGTCCCAACGGCGACTGCGAGTTTTGGGATCGTCAACGGGGATGCACGGTCTACGCCGCCCGTCCCGACCAGTGCCGAACCTGGCCATTCTGGCCCGAGCATGTGCGAACCGCTCAGGATTGGGCCGAGGTGACTGAAGTTTGCCCGGGGGCCGGTCGCCCCGATGGGCGTTGGTATTCCCGCGAGTGGATCGACGCGGCCACGCTGTTGACCGCCAGCCGTTGGTCCGGGCAGGGGGCCCCTGCGGACAACCTAGTAGCGCGGGCCGAGCTTCCAGCCTCGACCCACGAGGTCTGCGGTCCGGACGCGGTTGTGAACCCAAAGGATCCCACCCCGTGA
- a CDS encoding Gldg family protein produces MFTTEMDQADAFFALLMAAVLLMSHWAIRGAPVGQALPKDPEGDPSCSSPVRPPRERLAALAALGIVVSLTAAYLGLTRGVAWAILPALAGPGLLAYSAFGATPYRHRSPTTRRIGSISQNLLSASLLGGILLLGNLIAFRYGGGSWDLTTQRVHSLSDQTKDLLAALKVPVRFTIIYGRAQGVGEKVELLDQLLRLYVTARADQVRLDRLDALGDPAGYRELVRARPEVAMMVATVGGGLLIELSDPRVDEPDAPINLNPARDRLALSFADLFFSRPEDAEANQARDQATFVFRGEDVVTSALTRLLEGDQPVIAFLVGRGQLTPQRLAALEPSASYLKSRLEAAGFRVEAINPAVADLDPSRVPLALLLSPREPLDGTELIKLRGYLKDGGRLILTTGASNDPVIHELLALHLLKLGSRVVVDNRPALPNQPFVVAAPIAPEEPHPIVQSLGNRAAIVSNAVELLIEDGPLPNVVVDPILRSRPGSWAEQDAEQRPLRFDQETDQPGPILLGAAVSVVPSPEGDLTPNRDPTRPAVPRMVVFSSPFLAEDSILTNAPTNEQLLLNAVNWLRGRPELLGISPRVQTAIALNPDDRAIQRMMLVPTVTSLALILIAGGAVWSTRRG; encoded by the coding sequence ATGTTCACAACCGAAATGGACCAAGCCGACGCCTTCTTCGCCCTGCTCATGGCGGCGGTTCTGCTGATGTCGCACTGGGCCATCCGAGGCGCGCCGGTGGGCCAAGCGTTGCCGAAGGATCCCGAGGGCGATCCCTCTTGCTCCTCGCCGGTTCGCCCCCCGCGGGAGCGCCTGGCGGCCTTGGCGGCCTTGGGGATCGTGGTCAGCCTGACGGCTGCCTATTTGGGACTCACTCGCGGCGTCGCCTGGGCCATTCTGCCGGCACTGGCAGGTCCGGGTTTGCTGGCGTATTCCGCGTTCGGAGCCACCCCTTACCGCCACCGCAGTCCTACGACCCGCCGAATCGGCTCCATCAGCCAAAATCTGCTCTCAGCGAGCCTGCTGGGCGGCATCTTGCTGTTGGGCAACCTGATCGCGTTTCGCTACGGCGGTGGGTCGTGGGATCTGACCACCCAACGGGTTCATTCGCTGTCGGACCAAACCAAGGACCTGCTGGCAGCGCTCAAAGTTCCGGTTCGCTTCACCATCATTTACGGCCGAGCGCAGGGGGTCGGCGAAAAGGTCGAACTGCTCGACCAGTTGCTGCGTCTGTACGTCACGGCGCGAGCCGATCAAGTGCGGTTGGACCGTCTGGACGCTCTGGGCGACCCGGCGGGCTACCGCGAGCTGGTCCGAGCGCGTCCGGAGGTCGCCATGATGGTGGCCACTGTCGGCGGCGGCCTTTTGATTGAACTCAGCGATCCGCGGGTGGACGAACCCGACGCGCCGATCAATTTGAACCCGGCCCGCGACCGTTTGGCGTTGAGCTTCGCTGACCTGTTTTTCAGTCGTCCCGAGGACGCTGAAGCCAACCAAGCCCGCGATCAGGCCACCTTCGTCTTCCGGGGCGAGGATGTGGTCACCTCAGCGCTGACCCGTCTGCTGGAGGGGGACCAGCCGGTGATCGCCTTTTTGGTAGGTCGAGGCCAACTCACTCCGCAGCGGCTCGCGGCCCTAGAACCGTCCGCCTCCTACCTCAAGAGTCGTCTAGAGGCCGCTGGCTTCCGGGTCGAGGCGATCAACCCCGCCGTAGCCGATCTCGACCCCTCTCGGGTTCCCCTAGCGCTGTTGCTCTCGCCCCGCGAACCGCTCGACGGCACCGAACTCATCAAACTGCGCGGCTACCTCAAGGACGGCGGGCGTCTGATCCTTACCACTGGAGCCAGCAACGATCCGGTGATTCATGAGCTGCTGGCGTTGCACCTTCTGAAGCTAGGATCGCGTGTGGTGGTGGACAACCGCCCTGCGTTGCCCAATCAACCGTTTGTCGTCGCTGCGCCGATCGCTCCGGAGGAACCGCACCCGATCGTTCAAAGCCTGGGCAATCGGGCCGCGATCGTGTCCAACGCCGTCGAACTCCTCATCGAGGACGGTCCGTTGCCCAACGTGGTCGTTGATCCGATCCTCCGCAGCCGTCCTGGATCCTGGGCCGAACAAGACGCCGAACAACGTCCTCTCCGGTTCGACCAGGAGACCGACCAACCTGGTCCCATCCTGCTGGGTGCGGCCGTCTCGGTGGTCCCCAGCCCTGAAGGCGACCTGACGCCCAACCGCGATCCCACCCGTCCTGCCGTTCCCCGGATGGTCGTCTTCTCCAGCCCGTTCCTGGCCGAGGACTCGATCCTCACCAACGCCCCAACCAACGAGCAACTCCTCCTCAACGCGGTCAACTGGTTGCGGGGCCGGCCCGAACTGCTGGGCATCAGCCCCCGGGTTCAGACCGCCATTGCCCTCAATCCCGACGACCGCGCGATCCAAAGGATGATGCTGGTCCCCACTGTCACCTCGCTGGCTCTCATCCTGATCGCCGGAGGCGCGGTCTGGTCCACCCGCCGCGGTTGA
- a CDS encoding molybdenum cofactor biosynthesis protein MoaE, with the protein MIELTEAPLNPTALLERARSTKAGGLCLFLGTVRDLTGDRATASLDYEAHPEMARRKMAELDETARRRWPLLAVEIAHRLGHLEPGEIAVVVVVASAHRGDAFEACRWIIDTFKQVVPIWKRENWADGSSEWVHPGQDNPPIPPPPPSPPTSASPPTLSPSPTAVSQVDHL; encoded by the coding sequence ATGATCGAACTCACCGAAGCGCCTCTGAATCCCACCGCCCTTCTCGAACGAGCCCGCTCCACCAAGGCGGGGGGACTTTGCCTCTTTCTGGGGACGGTACGCGACCTAACCGGCGACCGCGCGACCGCCTCGCTCGATTACGAGGCCCATCCCGAAATGGCCCGGCGCAAAATGGCCGAACTCGACGAGACCGCGCGACGACGCTGGCCGCTGCTGGCTGTGGAGATCGCCCACCGTTTGGGTCACCTTGAACCCGGCGAGATCGCCGTGGTCGTCGTGGTCGCCTCGGCCCATCGGGGCGACGCGTTCGAGGCCTGCCGCTGGATCATCGACACCTTCAAACAAGTCGTGCCAATCTGGAAGCGGGAAAACTGGGCCGACGGCTCCTCCGAATGGGTTCACCCCGGCCAGGACAATCCGCCCATCCCTCCGCCTCCGCCGTCACCCCCCACGTCCGCCTCTCCCCCAACCCTTTCCCCCTCTCCCACCGCCGTCTCCCAGGTGGATCACCTATGA
- a CDS encoding protein phosphatase 2C domain-containing protein codes for MKWEEVILDAAETDTGVRRANNQDSFAVVRATNPEAWRKHGHVFLVADGMGAHAVGELASKMACDHIPHTYKRLAKDSPEEALIRAYRDVAQQIYTKSKANRDFEGMGTTCSALVLGPEGALIAHVGDSRIYRTRSDVIDQLTFDHSLVWELRRKSGLPLDDDANDVNARKNVITRSLGPDPEVTVDIEGPLAVKTGDVFLLCTDGLSGQVRDPELGLFCGHLPPEEATRALLQLANLRGGPDNITVIVVRVGPWVDPDASHDNQPVAAAPAAGRKFSLGGLLGSLRKPAEPPVEEEEPYRSFECPLTAEAVEKYAEFVARVEQLAHEHTWPADFTQLDKLRARWLDALSHQRLHTALRAIGEAIVLLGLAKRVFFKNRAAAASSG; via the coding sequence GTGAAGTGGGAAGAGGTCATTCTTGACGCCGCCGAAACCGACACCGGAGTTCGGCGTGCCAACAACCAGGACAGCTTCGCCGTTGTCCGCGCCACCAACCCCGAAGCTTGGCGCAAACATGGCCACGTCTTCCTCGTGGCCGACGGCATGGGAGCCCACGCGGTGGGTGAACTCGCCAGCAAAATGGCGTGCGACCACATTCCCCACACCTATAAACGCCTCGCCAAGGACTCCCCCGAGGAGGCGCTGATCCGCGCTTATCGGGACGTGGCTCAGCAGATCTACACCAAGTCCAAAGCCAATCGCGACTTTGAGGGCATGGGCACCACTTGCTCGGCTCTGGTCTTGGGACCCGAAGGGGCGCTGATTGCCCATGTGGGCGACTCCCGCATCTATCGCACCCGCAGCGACGTGATTGATCAACTGACCTTCGATCATAGTCTGGTCTGGGAACTCCGGCGCAAAAGCGGTTTGCCGTTGGACGACGACGCCAACGACGTGAATGCCCGCAAGAACGTTATCACCCGCAGTCTGGGACCAGACCCCGAAGTCACCGTTGACATCGAAGGACCGCTCGCGGTCAAGACCGGCGACGTGTTCCTGCTTTGTACCGACGGGCTTTCCGGCCAGGTACGCGACCCTGAGCTTGGTCTGTTCTGCGGCCACCTACCCCCCGAGGAAGCGACCCGCGCTTTGCTTCAGCTGGCCAACCTCCGCGGCGGCCCCGACAACATCACCGTCATCGTGGTCCGGGTCGGCCCCTGGGTCGATCCCGACGCCTCCCACGACAACCAACCCGTTGCCGCCGCCCCCGCCGCGGGTCGCAAGTTCTCGCTGGGCGGTCTGCTCGGCTCGCTGCGCAAACCGGCCGAGCCACCCGTCGAGGAGGAGGAGCCCTATCGCTCGTTCGAGTGCCCGCTGACCGCCGAGGCGGTCGAAAAGTACGCGGAGTTCGTCGCCCGCGTCGAACAACTCGCCCACGAACACACCTGGCCGGCCGACTTCACCCAACTCGACAAGCTACGCGCCCGCTGGCTGGACGCCTTGTCGCATCAACGTCTCCACACCGCCCTGCGTGCCATCGGCGAGGCGATCGTGTTGCTCGGCCTGGCCAAACGAGTCTTCTTCAAGAATCGAGCGGCAGCCGCCTCCTCGGGATAA
- a CDS encoding SDR family oxidoreductase → MSGGQDRCHVAFQPIGPALVVGGSGQIGGWLLESLARRGLPAVGTHQTTPAPGTVPLDLGDAQSVEALLVELRPPLIFLPAGFTWVDGCERDPVRCDAANRREPIRLARLASRIVPEVRVIHFSTDYVFDGAHGPDDEEAIPNPLSEYGRAKLAAERELTELLGERLLIIRTTWVFGPERQGKNFAYQVARTLREGKPLVCPSDQISNPTYSPDLADAVVELALRSAHGLLHLAGPDRLPRCEFARRLAQGLNLDPTPIQSKPTAELGQTARRPLNGGLVSRRLSTWFPNHHPIRPLDQAVADFRATAKPPWRDPLTD, encoded by the coding sequence ATGAGCGGTGGTCAGGATCGCTGCCACGTAGCGTTTCAGCCGATCGGCCCCGCTTTGGTGGTAGGTGGCTCGGGACAGATCGGCGGTTGGTTGTTGGAATCCCTGGCCCGACGCGGTCTCCCCGCCGTCGGCACCCATCAGACTACCCCCGCGCCCGGCACCGTCCCGCTTGACCTAGGAGACGCCCAGTCGGTCGAAGCCCTCTTGGTCGAACTTCGGCCCCCACTCATTTTCCTCCCCGCGGGCTTCACCTGGGTGGACGGCTGCGAACGCGACCCGGTCCGCTGCGACGCCGCCAATCGCCGGGAACCGATCCGCCTGGCCCGCCTGGCCTCGCGGATCGTCCCTGAGGTCCGCGTCATCCACTTCTCCACCGACTACGTCTTCGACGGCGCGCACGGACCTGATGACGAGGAGGCGATCCCCAACCCGCTTTCGGAGTATGGTCGGGCCAAGCTCGCCGCCGAACGGGAGTTAACCGAGCTGCTGGGCGAACGTCTGTTGATCATTCGCACCACCTGGGTCTTCGGGCCGGAGCGCCAAGGCAAGAATTTCGCCTATCAAGTGGCCCGAACCCTACGCGAAGGCAAGCCTCTGGTCTGTCCGTCCGATCAGATTTCCAACCCCACCTACTCCCCCGACCTGGCCGATGCGGTGGTCGAACTGGCCCTTCGATCGGCCCACGGCCTCCTTCACCTAGCCGGTCCCGATCGCCTGCCCCGTTGCGAGTTCGCCCGACGCCTGGCACAGGGACTGAACCTCGACCCTACGCCGATCCAATCCAAACCCACCGCCGAACTCGGACAGACCGCCCGGCGTCCCCTCAACGGCGGACTCGTCTCCCGACGCCTCTCGACCTGGTTCCCCAACCATCACCCAATTCGCCCACTCGACCAGGCCGTCGCCGACTTCCGCGCCACGGCCAAGCCCCCCTGGCGCGATCCCTTGACCGACTGA
- a CDS encoding inorganic diphosphatase: MFHPWHDVTPGEKLPEEFSALIEIPMGSSVKYELDKETGLLKMDRVLYSAVYYPANYGFIPQTLAEDDDPLDVLVFCQEAVVPMTLVRARVIGLMTMIDMGKRDHKILAVAEDDPEFNGFHEANELPPHRLQMLRRFFQDYKYLEGKTVEVDEFQPTAAALPIIEDALQRYSRKRRGGFRT; the protein is encoded by the coding sequence ATGTTTCACCCTTGGCACGACGTGACGCCCGGCGAAAAACTCCCCGAAGAGTTCTCCGCCCTGATCGAGATTCCAATGGGTTCGTCGGTCAAGTACGAACTCGACAAAGAAACCGGCTTGCTCAAGATGGACCGGGTCCTCTATTCGGCGGTGTACTACCCGGCCAACTACGGCTTCATCCCCCAAACCTTGGCCGAGGACGACGACCCGCTGGATGTGCTCGTCTTTTGCCAAGAAGCGGTCGTGCCGATGACTTTGGTGCGGGCGCGAGTCATCGGCCTGATGACCATGATCGACATGGGCAAGCGCGACCACAAAATCCTGGCCGTCGCCGAAGACGACCCCGAATTCAACGGCTTCCACGAGGCCAACGAACTCCCCCCCCATCGACTCCAGATGCTGCGACGGTTCTTCCAGGACTATAAATATCTCGAAGGCAAAACCGTCGAGGTGGACGAATTCCAACCGACCGCCGCGGCCCTGCCGATCATCGAAGACGCGCTCCAGCGCTACAGCCGCAAGCGTCGCGGAGGCTTCCGCACATGA
- a CDS encoding ABC transporter permease — MMSAASSPRPPTQQRAVLGVIRILVLIGPGMRHVPALALRELGAYFASPLAYLVLIAIQILAFFNFWQLVERLKLGPVFVAGLSDPLNTYLSSSVQFWVTLMFALPALTMRLVAEEKRQGTLEGLLTAPIEEYEITLGKFAAGWVMALTLLLPYLIYLPFLHANYPFDTGPILSLLIGLATLSMMFTAIGLFFSALAASQVVAGIWTFATMFALTVLALFAHASAVNTRSEWAEVLEFLAVIHQLGEFGAGRLDPRLPALHLSVTVLLLFLTTLSLRNQRGR, encoded by the coding sequence ATGATGAGCGCGGCGAGCTCGCCGCGACCCCCGACCCAACAACGCGCGGTCCTCGGCGTGATTCGCATCCTCGTGCTAATCGGACCTGGTATGAGACACGTCCCCGCCTTAGCGTTGCGAGAACTCGGCGCGTATTTCGCCAGCCCTCTGGCTTACCTAGTGTTGATCGCTATTCAGATCCTCGCCTTCTTCAACTTCTGGCAATTGGTCGAACGGCTCAAACTTGGACCCGTTTTCGTCGCGGGACTCTCCGACCCCCTCAACACCTACCTTTCCTCCAGTGTGCAGTTCTGGGTGACCCTGATGTTCGCCCTGCCCGCGCTGACGATGCGGCTCGTCGCCGAGGAAAAGCGCCAAGGCACCTTGGAGGGTCTGCTTACCGCCCCGATCGAGGAATACGAGATCACCCTGGGTAAATTCGCCGCCGGCTGGGTCATGGCCTTGACCCTGCTCCTCCCCTACCTGATCTACCTGCCGTTCCTCCACGCCAACTACCCCTTCGACACCGGACCCATCCTGTCGCTCCTAATCGGTCTGGCAACGCTGAGCATGATGTTCACAGCGATTGGCCTCTTCTTCAGCGCCCTCGCCGCCAGCCAGGTCGTGGCCGGCATTTGGACCTTCGCTACGATGTTCGCCCTGACCGTGCTGGCGCTGTTCGCCCACGCCTCGGCGGTCAACACCCGTTCAGAATGGGCTGAGGTTCTGGAGTTCCTGGCTGTCATCCATCAGCTCGGCGAGTTTGGCGCGGGGCGACTTGACCCTCGCCTGCCCGCGCTTCATCTCTCGGTTACCGTGTTGCTCCTGTTCTTGACCACGCTGAGCCTCCGCAATCAACGCGGCCGTTGA
- the moaA gene encoding GTP 3',8-cyclase MoaA, giving the protein MTPLPTKPPSPPPLPLIDGFGRIHNNLRISVTDRCNIRCVYCMPETVQFLPRAEILSFEEIERVVRVAVGLGINKLRLTGGEPLVRRDLTKLVARLTAIPGIQDVGLTTNGLLLGPLAQPLWDAGLRRINVSLDTLDPVSFRELTRRDGLEQVIEGILAAKRAGFDPVKINAVAIKGVTESQVVPLARFCREHHLEMRFIEYMPLDAENRWERDKVLFAEEILNLLTEAFGPLRPSPNQDPRAPAQDYDYLDGGGRVGLIASVSRPFCASCNRVRLTADGKLRHCLFALEETDLRALLRGGADDETIAQAIRDNVAAKWEGHEINTARFIKPERLMHSIGG; this is encoded by the coding sequence ATGACTCCCCTCCCCACCAAACCACCCTCCCCGCCTCCGCTCCCTTTGATCGACGGTTTTGGACGCATTCACAATAACCTGCGCATCAGCGTGACCGACCGCTGCAACATCCGTTGCGTCTATTGCATGCCCGAAACGGTTCAGTTCCTTCCCCGCGCGGAGATCCTCAGCTTCGAGGAAATTGAACGGGTCGTCCGAGTAGCCGTCGGCTTGGGAATTAACAAACTGCGTCTGACCGGAGGCGAGCCGTTGGTCCGACGCGATCTGACCAAGCTGGTAGCGCGTCTGACGGCGATCCCCGGCATCCAGGATGTCGGCCTGACCACTAACGGCCTTCTGCTGGGTCCACTGGCTCAACCGTTGTGGGACGCCGGTTTGCGACGTATCAACGTGAGCCTCGACACCCTCGACCCCGTCTCCTTCCGCGAATTGACCAGACGCGACGGCTTGGAGCAGGTCATCGAAGGCATCCTAGCCGCCAAACGGGCCGGATTCGACCCGGTCAAAATCAACGCCGTGGCCATCAAGGGGGTCACCGAAAGCCAGGTAGTCCCCCTGGCGCGATTCTGTCGGGAACACCATCTTGAAATGCGTTTTATTGAATATATGCCGCTTGACGCTGAGAACCGCTGGGAACGCGACAAGGTGCTGTTCGCCGAGGAGATTCTCAACCTGCTGACTGAGGCGTTCGGCCCCCTAAGGCCGTCTCCCAACCAGGATCCCCGCGCCCCGGCCCAGGATTACGACTACCTCGACGGCGGCGGACGGGTTGGTCTCATCGCCTCGGTGAGCCGACCGTTTTGCGCCAGTTGCAACCGGGTTCGGCTCACCGCCGACGGCAAATTGCGCCACTGCCTCTTCGCGCTGGAGGAAACCGATCTACGCGCCTTGTTGCGCGGTGGGGCCGACGACGAGACAATCGCCCAGGCGATTCGGGACAACGTCGCGGCCAAGTGGGAAGGTCATGAGATCAACACCGCGCGATTCATCAAGCCGGAGCGCCTCATGCACTCCATCGGCGGTTGA
- a CDS encoding DUF4340 domain-containing protein, with amino-acid sequence MTSRPATLLLFVLFAAGLAATWYLEWSGTLTERQRRIRRDLAVPSLAEVALSEIDQVEIEDPVASQTLVLKREGDRVWVMDQPKRLLASAAAIEGLLLNLKRLRPLPGSGAIILGDSSRDAEFGLAPPARRVTLRIGRKVVTKLELGTEPTEGQLYLATDGVIRVVDSRFLAILLDPPSVWRERSLFQIATLDVIGVELNRADPDSATGRRRLALRRGPASNPTAVGGRLESNAWQVIEPRTFPADPRMVESLLADLASWTVPSNDETGFVADDVSDFAPYGLDDPEWIVTLVPQTGDPQTVALGSPVADARDTWFARRLGHDEVYRIRPGRLVETPLNPLDFRDRRLVRLDLRRVAVLEVDQPSLNRTFRLVRDAQGMRVLEPQPGRADADTVAKLLTTLQGLEAIRFNPPATNLDPHATAAISVRVWTLPDPAESSVSSSPPTPTPDPIAEAKLGRPTSPPALHLQVLGVDSLAKVSLVRLDDDPTTIALNDSWLNTLPNHLLFFHSRDLEPIDVTRLEMVEIESASGTITLKGEAGAIGWRRTRPLDALADLDALDGLFRFLNDLKADTLVSLEADEAELARYGLAPPQARVRWRGRGPLANGGLELGSPTGPDGVSRFARREGEQMVFTLKEASLAPLRAEFRDRDILSFDPVSLERISFQWTNRVWTLKRVPGNPAAESGWSLEEGDWPEGLNPVKLDDLVRQLSVLRAYRFARETGPFPDDFGLRQPALTIRLEFRRGAAARILKLGHSVEGLPNGRFGTTELGVSGVVFEVVSPLLNEFIVAGAPSQAASASSSRQTSNNPFPERLPDNVFQEPPPSR; translated from the coding sequence ATGACGTCACGACCCGCGACCCTGCTCCTGTTCGTGCTGTTCGCCGCCGGGTTGGCGGCTACCTGGTATCTCGAGTGGTCCGGAACGCTCACTGAACGCCAGCGCCGCATCCGACGCGACCTGGCGGTGCCGAGTCTCGCCGAAGTCGCTCTCAGCGAGATCGACCAGGTCGAGATCGAAGACCCCGTCGCCTCGCAAACCCTGGTGTTGAAACGCGAGGGCGATCGGGTCTGGGTGATGGATCAACCCAAACGGCTGCTGGCCTCTGCCGCCGCGATCGAGGGCCTGTTGCTCAACCTCAAGAGGCTGCGACCTTTGCCCGGCTCCGGTGCTATCATATTGGGCGATTCCTCCCGGGACGCCGAGTTCGGTCTGGCTCCACCAGCGCGTCGAGTCACGCTGCGAATCGGTCGAAAGGTCGTCACTAAATTGGAATTGGGCACAGAGCCGACCGAGGGTCAGCTCTACCTGGCCACTGACGGCGTGATCCGGGTGGTCGATTCTCGGTTTCTGGCGATTCTGTTGGACCCGCCCAGTGTCTGGCGGGAACGCAGCCTGTTTCAAATCGCGACGCTTGACGTGATTGGAGTCGAACTCAATCGAGCCGACCCCGACTCGGCCACCGGACGCCGCCGCCTTGCCTTGAGACGCGGTCCCGCCTCCAACCCGACCGCGGTGGGGGGACGTCTGGAATCCAACGCCTGGCAGGTGATCGAACCCCGAACTTTCCCAGCCGACCCCCGCATGGTCGAGTCGCTGCTGGCCGACCTCGCCTCCTGGACCGTGCCCAGCAACGACGAAACCGGTTTCGTCGCCGACGACGTGAGCGACTTCGCCCCCTACGGCCTGGACGACCCGGAATGGATCGTCACCCTGGTTCCTCAAACCGGCGACCCCCAAACCGTCGCCCTCGGATCGCCCGTCGCTGACGCGCGCGACACGTGGTTCGCCCGCCGGTTAGGACACGACGAGGTGTACCGCATCCGGCCCGGACGCCTCGTCGAAACCCCCCTCAACCCCCTCGACTTCCGCGACCGTCGCCTCGTCCGACTCGACCTGCGCCGGGTCGCGGTGCTGGAAGTGGACCAGCCCAGCCTCAACCGAACCTTTCGCCTCGTCCGTGACGCGCAAGGGATGCGCGTCCTCGAACCCCAACCAGGGCGCGCCGACGCCGACACCGTTGCCAAGCTCCTAACCACGCTTCAAGGTCTTGAGGCGATCCGGTTCAACCCGCCCGCGACCAACCTCGACCCCCACGCGACGGCGGCGATCTCGGTTCGCGTCTGGACCCTGCCGGACCCCGCCGAATCGTCGGTGTCTTCGTCCCCTCCCACCCCAACCCCAGACCCTATCGCCGAGGCCAAACTCGGACGCCCCACCTCTCCCCCCGCGCTCCACCTGCAAGTCCTAGGAGTGGATAGCCTGGCCAAGGTCTCCCTGGTTCGCCTTGACGACGACCCCACCACCATCGCGCTCAATGATTCGTGGTTGAATACGCTTCCCAACCATTTGCTTTTTTTCCACAGCCGCGATCTGGAACCGATCGACGTGACCCGGTTGGAGATGGTGGAGATCGAGTCGGCGTCGGGCACGATCACCCTCAAGGGAGAAGCCGGGGCGATCGGCTGGCGACGAACGCGGCCCCTCGACGCGCTGGCCGACCTCGACGCGCTGGATGGCCTGTTCCGCTTCCTCAACGACCTTAAGGCCGACACCCTCGTGAGTCTGGAGGCCGACGAGGCGGAATTAGCCCGCTACGGCCTGGCCCCTCCGCAGGCGCGGGTGCGTTGGCGCGGTCGAGGGCCACTCGCCAACGGCGGTCTGGAACTGGGCAGCCCGACCGGACCCGACGGCGTGAGCCGTTTTGCTCGCCGCGAGGGCGAGCAGATGGTCTTCACCTTGAAGGAAGCCTCCCTGGCCCCGCTGAGGGCCGAGTTTCGAGACCGCGACATCCTCAGCTTCGACCCAGTCTCGCTGGAACGGATCTCGTTCCAGTGGACCAATCGGGTCTGGACTCTCAAGCGGGTGCCGGGCAACCCGGCGGCCGAGTCGGGCTGGAGCCTCGAGGAGGGCGACTGGCCGGAGGGTCTCAACCCCGTCAAACTCGACGACCTGGTGCGGCAACTCTCGGTCCTGCGGGCTTATCGGTTCGCGCGGGAGACCGGGCCGTTCCCCGACGACTTCGGTTTGCGGCAACCCGCCTTGACGATCCGTCTGGAGTTTCGCCGCGGCGCGGCGGCCCGAATCCTCAAACTGGGCCACTCGGTCGAGGGGTTGCCCAATGGCCGGTTCGGCACGACCGAGTTGGGGGTTTCGGGGGTGGTCTTCGAGGTGGTCTCGCCGTTGCTCAACGAATTCATTGTTGCCGGAGCGCCGTCTCAAGCCGCCTCTGCCTCTTCAAGCCGCCAGACCTCGAATAACCCCTTCCCCGAACGCCTGCCCGACAACGTGTTCCAGGAACCGCCGCCGAGTCGCTGA